A stretch of the Cydia amplana chromosome 6, ilCydAmpl1.1, whole genome shotgun sequence genome encodes the following:
- the LOC134649085 gene encoding uncharacterized protein LOC134649085, with amino-acid sequence METAQGTPVAVAPAEGPEIVSTTEIQNWISEIERRLNEICTISNEGKLNSDQKIRINTLSKSVLGGISQMAVQYQAVKQNFLLCQAQVNTLSQQKNISTQLHEIKQHLEAKTTTEAKQSFADMVRTGKSSAVVPTNTSSIAIYPADKEKSSEDTKHLIQNLIKPEALKLHVRGMRKTKNGGIINSTDRKDDLEKLKASQQLQQSGLKVEDTTKRRPKIIILGVPTNMTEKEVFDCIFEQNVVDLQPSLSRDIFMSSVKLSHKSGKKDLSTCNYILECTAEIRRMLIQQQRVFINWTSCPVRDFTLLTRCYFCHLYGHSAKYCRDTAPTCGHCGSSGHSIKECTKQGDPPKCATCQRFKKPCNHKTGDEQCPAMKFAQIRYLNSIDYEGD; translated from the coding sequence ATGGAAACTGCCCAAGGAACCCCGGTAGCCGTAGCACCAGCCGAAGGACCCGAAATTGTATCAACTACCGAAATCCAGAATTGGATATCCGAAATTGAAAGGCGCcttaatgaaatttgcaccatTTCAAATGAGGGCAAGTTAAATTCAGACCAAAAAATTAGAATAAACACGCTTAGTAAAAGCGTTTTGGGCGGAATCTCTCAAATGGCTGTTCAGTATCAAGCGGTCAAACAGAATTTCTTACTTTGCCAAGCTCAAGTGAATACCCTGTCCCAGCAAAAAAACATTAGCACCCAACTTCATGAAATCAAGCAGCACCTGGAAGCTAAAACAACAACCGAAGCAAAACAATCCTTTGCCGACATGGTCAGGACCGGGAAAAGTTCAGCTGTGGTGCCCACCAATACTAGCAGCATCGCAATTTACCCTGCAGATAAAGAAAAATCTAGTGAGGATACCAAACACCTGATCCAAAACTTAATCAAGCCAGAGGCCCTAAAACTTCACGTTCGCGGTATGAGGAAGACAAAGAATGGTGGTATCATAAACAGCACTGATAGAAAGGATGACCTCGAAAAGCTTAAAGCATCTCAGCAGCTTCAGCAATCGGGACTTAAAGTGGAAGACACGACCAAAAGGAGACCGAAGATAATCATACTAGGAGTCCCGACAAATATGACCGAAAAAGAGGTATTCGATTGTATTTTCGAACAAAACGTTGTGGACCTTCAACCGAGTCTCTCCAGGGACATATTTATGAGCTCAGTGAAACTTAGTCATAAATCAGGAAAAAAGGACTTATCCACCTGCAACTACATTCTAGAATGCACAGCCGAAATACGACGAATGCTTATACAACAACAACGCGTTTTTATTAATTGGACATCTTGCCCAGTACGAGACTTTACTCTCTTGACCAGGTGTTATTTTTGCCATTTATACGGCCATTCGGCTAAATATTGCAGAGATACAGCACCTACGTGTGGACATTGTGGGTCATCAGGACACAGTATAAAAGAGTGCACAAAACAAGGCGATCCTCCCAAATGCGCTACATGTCAACGCTTTAAGAAGCCGTGCAATCATAAAACCGGAGACGAGCAGTGTCCAGCGATGAAATTTGCGCAAATCAGATATTTAAATTCCATAGACTATGAAGGCGACTAG